A region of the Vicinamibacteria bacterium genome:
AAGTTGGCGATTTGTCTGACCCTCTGCGGCGTCACGTAGACCCACCCCGGCTGCATCCCGCGACAGCAGTTATGACACTGGTGACAACGGAACCGCAGCCCCCGAGCATACCAGGGTGTCGGCATCGGCGGCGTCGATTATAATCCCGGCCTCGTGCCCAATCGAACCGCAGGGGGTCTCGGGCCGGCGCTTCGTGTCACGTGGGCTTCCGCACTCTACGGATTCGCGGTCGCCCTCGAGGACTTTCTGCACTTGTTCCTGAGGCAGGATTCGGGCGAGGCCTTGTGGTCCGCTCTCGAACGCAATCTGGAGTTTCTTCCGGTGATGGGGGCCACGGTTGGCTACGCCGTGCTCGGGCTTGCGATCGCGCTCGGGCTCGCCACCGTCGTCTCTCGATACCGCGAGATTCCGCTGGAAGATTCCTTGCGACGGGTCGCGCCGGCCTACGCCTGTGTTCTCGTGCCCATTGGGCTCAACCTGGCCGCCATGCTCTCGCTCACACTATCACCTAGCTTCCCGTACGGCTCGAACCTCGCGGTGAGCCTCGCGCTCGAGGGGTGGTTCGAGCCCATGTTGACCCTCATGCTGTTCGTGAGCTCTCTGGCGCACTCAATCGGTGTCGGGGTGGAAAGGCCCCTGGGTCGAGGACGCTGGCTCGGACCGACCGTCATCCTGACCGCTCTGCTCTTGTTTGCGCTTTCGACCCCTTCGCATTTCTATGAGGAAGGAGCCGGTCAGGGCAACATGTTCAAGTATGTCCGCATTGCCTCGGCGGTCGCGGGCTCGGGCACTCTCGACATCGGAAGAGCCGCCGAGAATCGGGACGCTTCGTTCGTCGGTTTTCTGTCGCACGTCCCGCGAATGGCGTCGAGCTACGCGTCCGAATCCCGCAAGCTTCTCTCGAGAGCTCTCGATGCCATCATCCAGGGCCAATTCTACTGGGGCGAGCCGACGGCGTCGCGCGCCAACCGATCGATGTTTCGCAGTGCGTCGGGGGGGATCTATTACATCAATGCCCCGGGACCGGGTTTGCTTCTCGTTCCCGCGTACCTTCTGGATCGCACCCTGAACCGATGGTTGGGGACCGAGCGGCAGGTGGCGATGATCGTCTTCTGGCAACTTCTCGGCGCCATTTTGGTCTACCAGATCGTGCTCGCGGCTTCCGAGCTGACCGAGCGAACGGCTGCGATCCTCACTGCCTTCGCCTTCGCGCTCAGCGTCCCTGCCCTCTTCTACTCGTTTCAAATCTATCCTGAGCTCCCCGCGGGTCTCTTCCTCCTTTTCGCATTCCGAAAACTCGTCATCGATCCCTCGCCCGGATTCGGTGCCGCTCTGGCAGCCGGGGTCGCGCTCGCGGCTCTCCCATGGCTTCACCAGAAATACTCGGTGGTCGCGGCGACCCTCGGTCTGTATGCGGTCTTTCGGTTGGTTGGCAGAACCCGAAGGGGAATCTCGCTTCGACCGATGAAACTTCTGGCTCTCGGTACCCCGCTCGCGCTGTCGGCTTACTCCCTCTTTCTCTACAATCACGCGCTCACGGGCAGCCTGTCACCGACGGCGACTTTCTCCGCCGCGGAACGTTCATCCTTCGAGCCTCAAAATATGGTGAAGGGGCTCCTTGGTCTTCTGCTCGACCGAGACAACGGGCTGTTCGTGTTCGCGCCCGTTTACCTTCTTTCGCTGGTTGGTATGTCGGCCTTTGTCGAAGAGCACCGGCGCCTTGCGAGACCTTATTTTCTTACTCTGATCTCATACCTTCTGGTGATCGCCTCTTTCCCGTACTGGCCGGGTGCGATCAGCACGATGGGACGTTACATCTCGAGTCTTCTCCCACTGCTCGCGCTTCCCCTTGCCCTGGCCGCCGGCCGCGCGATGTCGCAGGGGGCGATTGCGGGAAGTGCCCTGACGCTTCTCGCCGCCAGCCTTGCCTACAGTGCGAGCTTCACCCGTGACCTCATCCCGAGTTATGACGCCCAGCTTCTCTGGAGCCGGACTCTCTATTCCGATCCCTCGCAATACCTGCCGAGTTTTCTGAGCGACGGTTTTCTCGGTTCGGGGCCGGCGCACTTCGCCAAGGTTCTGGTCATATTGCTCGGCATCGCGATCCTCGTTTACTGGCTCCAGGAGCGAGCTCGCGTAGGCAATCGTCGCATGGAAGACGAGGCCGGGCGCTTTCCGCAGCGTGCTTGCCTTGGAGCCGCCGCCGTTCTCGCCAGTGTCGTCGGCATGGGAGCGCTTCTCGAGAACTGGCCGGGGAACGAGCCGGCGACCTCGAGGCCACGTTACCGTGACACGCTCTCGACCGACTCGGGCATCGAGGTCTGGGTCGACGGAGAGCACGGCTTCGAGGGGCCCGCTGCCTGGGTGCCTGGCGGCGGTGAGAGTCGTTTTCATCTGCACTCCCACCGCGCCCTGTCGTCGCTGACGCTTCTCCTGACGAACGGTCCCGACGAGAACGAGGTTCTCGTGACCGAGCGAGGAGGGTCGACTGCCGTTTTCGTCCTTCCCCCCGATGGACCACATGAACGGAAAGTCCTTCTGAGGAACCCTCATCGGTTCGAAGGTCCCAAGGGTGAAAGTTTTCTCTATGAGCTCCGGGTTCGCTCTCGCGGGAGCTTCGTTCCGGCGCGCGCCGGCCGCGGCGAGGACGAGAGGCGGCTCGGTGTCTACGTCCGCGTGCCGTGAACGATCGTTATAATCGGAGCGTGAAGAATGATGAGGTCACCCTCTACGCCGATGGCGCCTGCGAGGGCAACCCTGGTCCGGGAGGATACGCCGCGGTCATCGAGACCGGCGGCGGCGTCCGTGAGGTGGTGGGAAGCGAACGGCGTACGACGAACAACCGGATGGAGCTCATGGCGGTCATCGAAGGCTTCCGGACGCTCGGTCGGAGTCGATCGGTGCGCGTCGTCTCCGATTCCCGATACGTCGTCGACGGGATGAACAACTGGATCCATGGGTGGCGGCGCAGGGGCTGGAAGACGGCGGCTGGCTCACCGGTGAAGAACCGTGAGCTATGGGAGGAGCTCGACCGGCTCGCCTCGCGTCATCGCGTCCGCTGGGAATGGATCCGCGGCCACGCCGGCCATCCCGGAAACGAGCGGGCGGACACGCTTGCCCGCCAGGCGATCTCGGAGGCCAAGAACGCTCGGGCCGATCTCCCTCACGAGCCCGCGGGCCGTTAGCGATGCTGGCCGCTCTTCTCCTGTTGCGGTGCTTTCAGCCGAGCCCGACCGACGTGCTCGATCTGGAAATCCGCATGGCCGAGCTCATCAACGTGGAGAGGGAAGCCAGGGCGCTTCCGCGACTGACCCTCTCGCCCGAGCTCTCGGAAGCCGCCCGGCAGTACAGCCGGCAGATGGCCTCGCGGGGTGCGGTCCGGCATGATCTGGGCGGCTCCATGGAGGAGAGAATTCGCCACGGCATCACCGAGAGCTGCATGTTTGGCGAGAACGTGGCCAAACACACTTCGGTGGACTATTCGATTGGAGACCTCATGACGAGCCCGGGCCACCGCGCCAATCTCTTGAACGAAAAGTTCACCCACCTCGGTGTCGGGATCGTGCGCGCCGACGATGGGTTCTTGTACATCACGCAGGAGTTCGCCCGGACCTGCGGTCCCGCCGAGAAGACGAGGCGGTAACCCCGCGCGACGGTGCCAACGTCCTGTTCTCCGTCACTGAGTTGCTAGACCGGTGCCAGGGCTTTACGCCCCTGCGCGAGCCAGGCAACAATCTCCCCGAGAAGAAAGATCGATCCAGCCACCAGTATCTCGCCGTCGGGGCCCGCGAGCTCCCGCGCACGAGAGAGAGCCTCGGACGACGATCGAATCGCCTCGGCCGGAGTCCCCCGCTCGACGGCCCAGCGGCTGAGCTGCTCGGGACCTCGGGAGCGCGACATGGCGGGCCTGCTGGCGACGAGGTACGCGACGTGTGGCAGGAGACGAGAAAGCATCTCGAAAACCCGCTTGTCCTTCATGACCCCGAAGAGCAGCACGCGTCTCGGATGCGGGTGCTGCTCGAGGTATCGGACGAGCGCGTCCACCGCCTGCACGTTATGGGCCGCGTCGAGAAGAATCGGCGGCGTCCCCGCGATCCGTTCCAGGCGTCCGGGCCATCGTGCCCCTTGGATCCCCTGTCGAACCACCTCTTTGTCCAGACTCCCCGGTGGGCAGGCGACTTCGGCGGCGCGCACGGCAACCGCCAGATTATCGAGCTGGTGCTGCCCCAAAAGAGGAAGGACGAGACTCCCGTAGTCGTTTTGCTCCGTCCGAAGTCTGAGGCGCTGGCCGCCCGCTAGCTCCTCGACGGCTTCGATCTCGACCTCTCGAATGGCCTCGATCACCGTCGCTTTCTTTCGCTTCGCCTCCTCGCGGACCACTTGGAGCGCTTCGGGAAGGAGCCTTCCGACCACCACGGGCCGTCCCTCCTTGATGATCGCTGCCTTCTCGGAGGCGATCGACGCGAGGGTCGACCCGAGAAACCGTTCGTGATCGAAGCCAATGGTCGTGACAATGGACAGGCCTGCGGGAACGACGTTGGTGGCGTCGTAGCGACCGCCCATACCGACTTCGAGCACCGCGACCTCCACCCGGTGCTCGGCGAAGACGACGAACGCCGCGGCCGTCATCGCTTCGAAGAACGTGGGGGCCGCGGTGTCGTCCGGCCACAGCGCTCCCGCGGCTTCGGCCACGCGGCCCACAGCCGAGCCGAGCTCCGACCGGGAGATCGGCTGGCCCTCTAGGGCGATTCTCTCCTCGACCTGGCGAATGTGAGGCGACGTGTAACGGCCGGTTCGACGGCCTGCATTCCGAAGGATCGATTCGAGAAGGGCTGCGGTCGAGCCCTTTCCGTTCGTGCCGGCGATGAGAATCGATTCGTAGTCCAGCTCGGGGCGGCCGAGCGCTTTCATGAGACGCGCGATGTTCTCGAGACCGAATTTGATGCCGTACCGCTCCCGACCCTTCAAGTATCGAAGGGCCTGCTGGTAGAGCTCGAGGGACCCGTCGGTCACAAAGCGGGCTTTTCCAGAGCCCGGATCGGCTCCGTCGCCTGGTGAGACGGTTGGGCGACTCGACTGACGCTCGGCGAGGGATGGGTGAAGAAACGCAGCACCTTCTCCAGGGTCTCTTTCAGTTGGCGGCGCTCGACGATGAGATCGAGCATTCCGTGCGCTAGCAGGTACTCGGAACGCTGGAAGCCGGCGGGAAGTGGCTGGCGTATCGTCTGCTCGATCACCCTGGGCCCGGCGAAGCCGATGAGCGCCTTGGGCTCGGCGATATTGAGGTCGCCGAGCATGGCGAAGCTGGCCGTGACGCCGCCGGTCGTGGGGTCGGTAAGGATCGAGAAATAAGGCACCCTCGCTTCATCGAGTCGAGACAGGGCCGCGCTGATCTTCGCCATCTGCATGAGGGAAATGGCCCCTTCCTGCATCCGAGCCCCGCCAGACCTCGACACGATGATGAGCGGAACGCGGTCGGAAAGCGCTCGCTCGACCGCGCGGGTAATTTTTTCTCCCACCACCACCCCCATGCTGCCCCCGATGAACTGGTACTCCATGATGGAAACGAGCACCGGGATACCGCCAATCCGTCCCCGGGCAACGAGGACGGCGTCATCGAGGCCGGTCTGATTCCTGCTCGTCTTGAGCCGATCCCCATATCGTTTCGTGTCCGAGAATCGCAGCGGATCGGTGGAGCAGAGACCTCTTTCCAACTCCTCGTAACGCCCGTCGTCGAAAAGAGTCCGAGCCCGCTCCCGACAAGACAAGCCCATGTGGTAGTTGCATTTGGGGCACACGCTCAGGTTCCGAACGATCTCTTTCGTGTACAGGATCTCGGCGCATTCCCGGCATTTTGTCCACAGGCCCTCGGGCATGCGGCTCTTTTTGACCGCAGAGAGGGGAGTTTTCTCCTTTTTGAACCAGCTCATGTTCCAGGAGCGGGGATCCTAGCAGCGGTAGCGGACGGCGGTCAAACTCACCGTTCGGGCTGGAAAAGCGTCAAACGGCTCTTCACGAGGGGTTCATCTCGAATAATTGCGCCACGAACCGCTTCAGCTCGTTCGGGCCAACGGCGGGACGCCGCCGCAAGTAAGAATCGAGATCGGCGAGCATTTCGGCAGCGCTCTGGTATCGGTCCTTCGGTTCCTTCCGCAGAAGGCGGGTGACGATAGACTCGAGCTCGATCGGCACGGCCGGATTCAGGGACGAGGGAAGAAGGAACCTGCCCTCGCGCACCCTTTCGAGAATACCCAGCTCCGAGTTCCCACTGAAGAGCAGATGGCCGGTGAGCATCTCGAAGAACACCGCTCCGAGGGAGAAGAGATCCGAGCACCTGTCTACGGGTCGACCCCAGGCCTGCTCGGGAGACATGTAGAGCAGTTTTCCTCGAAGCGAGCCGCTATCGGTATGGGAGGCCTTGCAGGCGGCCTTGGCGATCCCAAAATCGGCGAGCTTAACCTCACCGTCGTTGGAAACGAGAATGTTTTGCGGACTCACGTCACGATGCACGATTCCGAGCTCGACTCCGTTTCCGTCCCGGTGAGAATGCGCGGCTTCGAGTGCCGCACCGACTTTGCTTGCCACCAGTGCTGCCAGATCCACGCCGATGAGCGAGCCGCGGTCGCGAGCTCGCGTGAGGATGCTCTTCAGATCCCTCCCCTCGATGAACTCCATCGCGATGTAATAACTCTCGCCGATCTTACCCAGATCGAAGATATGCACGATATTCGGGTGCGAGAGGGAGGCGACCATCTTGGCTTCGGCGATGAACATCTCGACGAAGCCCTTGTTCGACGCAAGATGGGGAAGGATCTTCTTCACCGCGACGATCTTCTCGAAACCCTCGACCCCTTCCTGCTTGGCGCGGAAAACCTCCGCCATCCCTCCGGTGGCGATTCGCTCCATCAGGCGGTAACGGCCGAAATCCGTGCTGCCGTCGGACCGCGTCCCCGATGCTTCCTCGTGACGCTCGGTGGCACGGTGAGAACGAGGATCGTTTCCGAGTGTCGCGTAGGCGGCGTCGAGCAACGAATAACTCTCTACCGCTCGGGGATAGGGATCGGTGTCGGCCTCGGTGACGGCCCGTCGGACGGATGTCTCGCGCGAGTCGGAGGAAGCGTCCGAGCCGTCCCGAAAACCCTCGATGATGTCCCCGAAGAGATCGGTCGCGGTCAGGAGTGGCTCGCCGGCCTGCGCCTCTTCGCGCCTTCTTATTCGCTCGCGCACCTTCGAACGGTCCACGCCGAGCACTTCTTCGTACCGGACGCCTCTCGTGAAGGGATTCCCGTCGTTTTTGGCCATCTGCGGCAATTCTACTCGTTTTCTTCCCGAGCCCGTCGACGCCACCCGGGTACCAGTTTCAGTGAACGGCAGCGGACACGGGTTCCGCTTCTGGATCTCCCGATTCGCCGATGGGGAGACCCAGTTGGGCCTCTCGCCTTTCCCTTAGATTCCGCACGAGTCGCTTCGCTTCGGCGAGCTCCTCACAGGTTTCGATCATCTTGAGCTCATCGACCTCGGACTCCGCCTGCTGACGGAGACCGGCGAGCATGGCGTTGAAGCTGCCGGGAAGATCCCGAAGGAAATCCCGCTGACGGAACCGCAGGTTGAAGCTCCAGTCTCCCTGGCCAACGCGATCCATGCTCAGCTTGGCCCGGTAGAGGGGCCCGGCGATCTGGTTGCTCATGTACAACCCCACGATGGCGAGCACGACGAAACCGAAGGCGACCACGAACCCGATGGTGATGCCATACAGCGTCGGAAGCGTCAGCAGCGGCACGGGCCCCGGCTTGGGCACGAGATCGTAGAACCGCTGCAAATGCCCCTCATAGAAGAAATAAAAGACGATCATGAAAAACGCGGAATTCG
Encoded here:
- a CDS encoding serine/threonine-protein kinase is translated as MAKNDGNPFTRGVRYEEVLGVDRSKVRERIRRREEAQAGEPLLTATDLFGDIIEGFRDGSDASSDSRETSVRRAVTEADTDPYPRAVESYSLLDAAYATLGNDPRSHRATERHEEASGTRSDGSTDFGRYRLMERIATGGMAEVFRAKQEGVEGFEKIVAVKKILPHLASNKGFVEMFIAEAKMVASLSHPNIVHIFDLGKIGESYYIAMEFIEGRDLKSILTRARDRGSLIGVDLAALVASKVGAALEAAHSHRDGNGVELGIVHRDVSPQNILVSNDGEVKLADFGIAKAACKASHTDSGSLRGKLLYMSPEQAWGRPVDRCSDLFSLGAVFFEMLTGHLLFSGNSELGILERVREGRFLLPSSLNPAVPIELESIVTRLLRKEPKDRYQSAAEMLADLDSYLRRRPAVGPNELKRFVAQLFEMNPS
- the rnhA gene encoding ribonuclease HI, with protein sequence MKNDEVTLYADGACEGNPGPGGYAAVIETGGGVREVVGSERRTTNNRMELMAVIEGFRTLGRSRSVRVVSDSRYVVDGMNNWIHGWRRRGWKTAAGSPVKNRELWEELDRLASRHRVRWEWIRGHAGHPGNERADTLARQAISEAKNARADLPHEPAGR
- a CDS encoding folylpolyglutamate synthase/dihydrofolate synthase family protein codes for the protein MTDGSLELYQQALRYLKGRERYGIKFGLENIARLMKALGRPELDYESILIAGTNGKGSTAALLESILRNAGRRTGRYTSPHIRQVEERIALEGQPISRSELGSAVGRVAEAAGALWPDDTAAPTFFEAMTAAAFVVFAEHRVEVAVLEVGMGGRYDATNVVPAGLSIVTTIGFDHERFLGSTLASIASEKAAIIKEGRPVVVGRLLPEALQVVREEAKRKKATVIEAIREVEIEAVEELAGGQRLRLRTEQNDYGSLVLPLLGQHQLDNLAVAVRAAEVACPPGSLDKEVVRQGIQGARWPGRLERIAGTPPILLDAAHNVQAVDALVRYLEQHPHPRRVLLFGVMKDKRVFEMLSRLLPHVAYLVASRPAMSRSRGPEQLSRWAVERGTPAEAIRSSSEALSRARELAGPDGEILVAGSIFLLGEIVAWLAQGRKALAPV
- a CDS encoding CAP domain-containing protein — protein: MLAALLLLRCFQPSPTDVLDLEIRMAELINVEREARALPRLTLSPELSEAARQYSRQMASRGAVRHDLGGSMEERIRHGITESCMFGENVAKHTSVDYSIGDLMTSPGHRANLLNEKFTHLGVGIVRADDGFLYITQEFARTCGPAEKTRR
- the accD gene encoding acetyl-CoA carboxylase, carboxyltransferase subunit beta — encoded protein: MSWFKKEKTPLSAVKKSRMPEGLWTKCRECAEILYTKEIVRNLSVCPKCNYHMGLSCRERARTLFDDGRYEELERGLCSTDPLRFSDTKRYGDRLKTSRNQTGLDDAVLVARGRIGGIPVLVSIMEYQFIGGSMGVVVGEKITRAVERALSDRVPLIIVSRSGGARMQEGAISLMQMAKISAALSRLDEARVPYFSILTDPTTGGVTASFAMLGDLNIAEPKALIGFAGPRVIEQTIRQPLPAGFQRSEYLLAHGMLDLIVERRQLKETLEKVLRFFTHPSPSVSRVAQPSHQATEPIRALEKPAL